In Acinetobacter wanghuae, the sequence TTCAAACTTCAATCATAAGAAAAGGAGCAAACAATGCTCCTTTTTTATCATTTGGATTAGCCGAAGGTTTTAAAACGTTCGCTATCATCCATAAAGGTTTTATCACCAGCCGGTGCTTCAATTGACCCGAAGACCAATTGTGCGCGAAGTTTCCAATTATCAGGCACACCATAAGTTTGCGCAACCTCTTCATCTACAATTGGATTGTAATGCTGCAAAGATGCACCAATACCCTTTTCAGCCAATGCTGTCCAAGTTGCAAATTGTGCAATCGCTGATGAATGCTCTGACCAAATTGGGAAATTATCAGCATATAAAGCAAATTGCTCTTGTAAACCTTTTACAACTGCTTGATCTTCATAAAACAACGCTGTGCCATAACCTGCAGCAAAGCTATTAATTTTTGCATTGGTACCCTCAAAGGCTTCAGCAGGAACAATCTTTCTTAAGGTTTCGCGCACAATACCCCAAAACTGCTCATGGGCTTCAGCAAATAAAATCACAACACGTGATGTTTGCGAGTTAAATGAAGACGGACTTTGACGTACTGCTTCTTTAATGGTGCTTTCAATTTCAGATTTATCTACATTTACATTTTTGCCAATTGCATAAATAGTACGGCGTTGTTTAATTTGCTCTAAAAAAGCCATGATTCAACCTCTGTATTTTGATTATTGATCAATCGATAACGCTATAGTACGTGAATGGATTGTTTTTCACAGGTTCATCTCTATAACGAAGTGTTTTATATATAGAACAATAAGCTGAGAATTTAAAATTTGATTTGTATATTTTTGATAAATGGTTTCTTAAAAATAGATATGTTAAAGCGTTTAATTTAGTTTGAATGAGCAAACTATTAGACACGTATCACTGCGAAATATCCAAAGCTATAAAATAAAAAAACTCCGCATAGGCGAAGTTTTTTTATTTGGCAATTTTTATCGCTTATTTATTGTCTGTTTCAAATAATGCAGCAACAAATGACTTAGCAGAGAACGGACGTAAATCATCAATTTTCTCGCCCACACCAATAAATCGAATCGGAACATGCGTACGGCTTGCAATGTTAAAGAGCACGCCGCCTTTTGCAGTACCATCAAGTTTAGTAATGGTTAAACCTGTTAAACCAACTGCTTCATCAAACATTTCAACTTGGTTAATGGCATTTTGACCTGTACCAGCATCAACCACTAACATCACTTCATGTGGTGCGGTCGCATCAATTTTTTGCATGACACGTTTTACTTTGGTCAATTCTTGCATTAAGTGACTTTTGTTATGCAAACGACCCGCTGTATCTGCAATAAGAACATCCACACCTTTGGCACGTGCGCTTTCAAATGCATCAAAAATCACAGAAGCAGAGTCTGCACCATGCCCTTGAGCAACCACAGAGATGTTGTTACGTTCACCCCAAATTTGTAATTGTTCAGTCGCTGCAGCACGGAATGTATCACCCGCCGCCAACATGACTTTTTTACCTTCACCTTGTAAGCGTTTCGCCAACTTACCAATCGTCGTGGTTTTACCCACACCATTTACACCCACTACCAAAATCACAAAAGGTGCTTTGTTTGGATCAATATGTAAAGGTTTCACACGTGGGGCAAGTAAAGCCACCAATTCTTCTTGTAAGGCTTTATACAATGAGTGCGAGTAAATCAAATCACCACGTGCCGTACGTTCGGTTAAATTGGCAATGATGGTTTTGGTCGCTTCAACACCAATGTCTGCGACTAAAAGCTGTTCCTCAACTTCTTCTAATAATTCATCATCAATTTCTTTACCACCGATGAGGATATTCACCATACCGTCTGCAAGATTTTTACGGGTTTTGGTTAAACCCTCTTTCATACGGCTAAAGAAACCACCTTTTGCTTCAGGTTGTTCATTGTCAGCCTCAGCGACTTGAGCAACTGGTGCAGTTTCTACCACTGCTTGCTTCGGTGTTTCTATAATAGGCACATTAATCGCAGGTAAGCCTGGCAATGTGACATCGTCATCTCCGATATCAGCATCAATCAAAAATTTATTTTGCCCATTAGATTGTTGTTGCATGCCGAATCCTTGAAAAGCATCACGTTAAAAAACCGAATTCTATCATAAGTTCTCTGCTTTTGAGCCAACAAAGCAAAAGCGTGAGTACTACACTAAAAAACAACACGCAATTGTTGCTTTCATAAACATATTTCTGAAAAATAAAGCAATAATACTTTGTTCCCTTCTTTGGAAGCATACGTGCGCAAATATCTTATAACAATCAAAACAAAATCAAATCTATTCAAGAAAAGTATCATGTCTTTGGGTTTCATCACATTATCCGTCTTGAATTCGAGCATCCAGGCTGAGGTGCAATCAGAACTCTCTCGCACAATGTTTGAAACGACACTCAACAATGGTTTAAAAGTGATTATTCGGGAAGACCATCGTGCGCCTATGGTGATGACACATATTTGGTATAAAGTCGGCAGCAATGATGAATCAGGCAATGTCTTAGGTGTATCCCATGTGCTTGAACACATGATGTTCAAAGGGACAAGCAAAGTTCCCAATGATGAATTTACCCGATTAAGTCGCATCTACGGCGGTCGTATCAATGCGGCAACATCCAATAATTACACCAATTATTATCAACTTTATCCTAAAGCGTATTTCCCCATGGCATTGGAACTTGAAGCAGATCGCATGACCAATTTGGTATTGCGTCAACAAGACTTTGAGCCTGAAATAAAGGTCGTCATGGAAGAACGTCGGCAACGCACCGAAGATCATCCTCGTGCACGTGCATTTGAACGCTTTAAATGGATCAGTTATCCCACCAGTCACTATCGTCAACCTGTGATTGGTCACATGAAAACCTTAAATAACATCCAATTAAGTGATGTGAAGAAATGGTATCAAGATTGGTATAGCCCTAATAATGCTATTTTGGTCATCGTAGGCGATGTCGATGCAGAACAAGCACTACAACAGGTACAAAAATACTTTGGCAATATTCCAGCGCGACCGACACCACAACGCAATGATGTACTTGAATTTGAGCGGCTTGGCTATCGGCATATGGAAATCAAAACCAATATTCAAGTCCCAAACTTGTATATGACATGGAATACCAAAAGCATCGGCAGTGCCAAAAATCCACAAGATGCTTATGCCCTCAGTATTATTCGTAGTTTACTCGACAGTGGCATTTCATCTCGCTTGCAAGAGCGCTTGGTGCGAGATCGTAAAGTACTCACCTCGGTCAGTGTGGCTTATGATCCCTATAGTCGCGGTGATGGATTATTGAGTATTTCAGCACTGCCTGCGCCTGGTATCAGCATTCAATTTGCTGAGCAAGCGATTCAACAGCAAATTGATTTGTTAAAAACCGCTTCTATTTCTCGGCAAGAGATTGAACGTATTCGCACACGCTTTATCGCCAATTTAATTTATGGTCAGGACGATCTGGCAGCTCAAGCGAAAATGATCGGAAATTTAGAAGTGAATGGATTAAGTTATCGTCTCATGGATCAACTACCGCAACACTTCGAAAAGGTCAGTAGCCAAGATATTCAGCGCGTTGCCAATACTTATTTGGTACGAGAGAATCTGAGTACGCTTTATATTGTGCCAGAAATGCCTGAAACCAAACCCAAATAGGGAGCAAGACGATGTTGTATATAAAGAAACTTGCTCTTATCTGCACCATTTCTTTCTATTCAAACGCGTGGGCAGAAATCGACTTACATACCGATGAACCGACCGAAGATCCCTCTACTCAACTACAGAGTATGAAGAGCTTACAAAGTTTAAAATCAGTGACCCTGAATGCTGAAGCGCAAGCTCCGTTGGTACACGATTTAAAAAATCGTCACAACGTTCGCACGCTCTTTGTTGAGACCCAAGATTTACCCATGGTTGATATTCAACTGACCTTTGATGCAGGTGCAGCACGTGATGGCGAGATTGAATCCGGTTTATCTGGCCTTTCGACCATGGCAGCAAAACTGATGCGCGAAGGTACACAGAAATATACAGCTCAACAAATTGCAGCAGTCTTTGATGAAACGGGTGCACAATTTAGCGTACAAAGTTATCGCGATATGTTTGTGGTACGTTTGCGTAAGCTTTCCGATCCGAAAAAGCTTGAAACGGCACTGAATATGCTGCTTGAAGTTCTAAAAAATTCGACCTTTAAACCACACAGCATTGGCATGGTGGTGAGTAATACACAAGTAGGACAAAAACAGCTTAAGGAAAATCCAAGCCGTTTAATGGATATTCAGTTTTATCGTACTGTATACGGTGCGCACCCTTATGCTGAACCGATTTCTGGCACCATCGGCAGCACTAAAAAAATCACATCGGAACATCTTAAAAAATTCCGCGATCAATTTTTGGTGGCGCAAAATATGAATATTGCCATTACGGGCAAATTAACAGCAAAACAGGCACTCGCTCTCTCAGAACGAATTTCAACAGGCATTCGACAAGGTCAAGCGGCTCAGGATTTAAGCCAACCTCAAGCGAACACGGATTTTGTGATTCGACATTTTCCGTACAGTGCATCCCAAGCCTATGTCACTATGGGACATATTGGACCCGCTCGCGCGACAAAAGATAAATTGGCTTTAGATATTGCCAATCGGATGTTTGGCGGTGGAGGATTTAATAGTGTGTTAATGCAAGAACTGCGAGTAAAACGCGGTCTAGCCTATAGCGCTTATAGTTCCTTTGTATTTAGCCAAGCACCTGGCATTTTTAGCTTAAAGTTTTCTACTCGTGAAGATCAGCTTTTGGAAAGCATTCAGGTTGCACACCAAGCCATGATTAAGTTTGTGAATGAACCCATTGATGCTCAAAGACTTGCCGAAACCAAAGCGGGCATGTTGCGTTCGTTCCCTAATTATTACAGCAGCAATGCCAGCATGAACTCCGTATTAGGTTCTATGGGCTTTTACAATGAGCCAAACGATTATTTATCAGCATATGCTGAACGTTTAAGCAAAATTACTGCTGAGGATGTACAAAAAGCAGTTCGAACCCACATACAACCAGCGCGTTTGAATTTAGTGATTCTGACGAGTGAGTTAGATCAAAATGCATTAAGAACCATGTTGCAACAAAATTTAAATACGAGCCATACCACCCCACGTTAAGTGATACATTCAATTCTTGTCAGTCTTCTTGAATAGGCGGTAGCTGATTTGCACGCGTTGATTCTTGTTGATAGGCTTGCATTAATTTAAGGTATTGCCCACGCGTCATGTGCTGCTGTTGCACCAAATGCGCTGCTAAATCTTGGGTTTGTGGCAAATTATATTGTTGCGATAAAGCAAAGGCTTGGCGAAATTGATGAGCCGAAATAGGACGAAATAAAGCAACACTCGCCATGGCAATAATCAACACGACAATAAAAACAATAACACTGTTATAAATTTGTTCTAGCGTTAATTTTGAAAAAAACGCATTCATTTTTTCAATATTGAAAGACATACACTACCTCAAGTTAAAAGTAGTGTATGTATCTCACTCATGAAGTTCAAGTCAGGATGAGAATTTGTCTATAATTTAGCTTAGTCATTAAGAAATGTGGGTACGTACTACCGCAAACCATAAAATCATGACGATAAATGCCAATACGATGAAAATGGTAAAGACACTTAGACCTGCTTCCGCCTGCTCTGGATGTAAAGGATCCTCTTCGGCACTACGGGCGAGTTCATCATTATAAATTTTGTAGAACTGGGCACGCTGCTCTACATCTAGATCGCGAGTGAAATGATAAACTTCAATACGCTGTGCCAAAGTAAAGTTACCTAAATGAACGTCTTTTTCATAGATTGCATTATGGATTTTATGACGATGATCTTGCGCCAAGGCAATAATTTGACCTGCGGTTGGCGGCATATCAAACTGAATTCCATCGAGTGTTCTTGTCATGGCAATCTCCTTTTATTTATGGATTAGCTTATTTATATCTTAATGATTATTGTATTTGCATATCGTTTAATCATGTAAACTACACTGAAGCCAAAAATAAAACCAACGATAGTTGACTTTTCCATTATTTTGTAATATTAGTTTAATAATACTCTGCTAGAGTACTTTTTAGGTCAAGTGACCCATCCTGTAATCATAATTAAAACTAAGGAGAACTTATGATGAATACACTCCCTCAACATGACTTAGAGCATGTGTATGCTGATGCAGTCAATACAATTCAATCTCAAATGAATTTTGCAGACGCAGTCACACAACTCGAATCTGCAGCACGTGCTGGACATGGTAAAGCAGCGCTATTTTTAGCTGAACTTTATTATCAAGGTTTCCGTGTGGAACGCGATTCGCTCAAAGCGCAATACTGGCAAAATCTTGCCACACTACAAGCATGATCAAACGTCACCTAGGTGGCGTTTTTTTAACCTTATTGATTGATAAATGAAAAGAAATTTACGTTTTGTTGCAAAGCTTTTCACAGTTCAAACACACATCACAGCAGAAGCTTTTACAATAAATTATCTCTGATATTTATTAAAAATAAACCATGAAATTTATAGCAACCTATAAACCCATCTCTCAAGATTTATTTTTAAAAATAACCCTGTTGAAGTCGATGATGTATTGCGGTGTGTTATGGGGATTATATCAAGATGGATGGGCGATGACCCGAGATCAAGGTGATGCGATCTTTCCATTTTGGCTGAGCCCTGTTCAAGCAGAAAAATATGCCAAGCAACATTGGCCCAATTATACGGTGAGAAAAATCCGTGCCGATGACTTTAATCACGCGCTATTACCCACGCTAGAACGCTTAGATGTTATTCCCGCACTGTATACATCAAAGCATCAAAAACTCAAACTCACCCCTTTACAAATGACACACTTCTTTTTTTCAACGCCAAGACTGCACTTTAGTTAAAGATCGTGGTATTTATAATATGAAGCATCCCAACACCTGACAGATGCACTATGGACCAATAATAAACATAAGGAAACCAGACCCATGACGACTGTTGCCCAAGTTTTAAAAGAAAAATTACACCAAGAGATTTATCGTATTCGCCCAGATGCGACTGTTTTAGAAGCCATTACCTTAATGGCTGAAAAAGGCATCGGCGCGCTTGTTGTCATGCATGAAGATCGTGTTGTCGGGATTTTATCTGAGCGCGATTACACGCGTAAAATCACCCTCATGGAAAGAACCTCATTTAACACCACGGTCAATGAAATTATGACCTCCAATGTCATTACGGTAAGTTCAAGCCATACTGTAGATCAATGTTTGGAATTGATGACAGATCGTCATTTACGACATTTACCCGTCATTGATCAAGATAAACTGGTCGGTTTCATTTCGATTGGTGATTTAGTCAAAGCCGCGATGGAGGATCAACACAAATTGATTGAACAGCTACAGCAGTATATTTCAGGGTAAAAATTGAATAAAATTTCACACTTATTTTTAAATTGTAATGACAATGAAATGATTTAAACATCACATTTTTAGCATTTTAATCAAAAATCCCGAACGAATTCGGGATTTTTGTATATTGAAAACTAGTTCAGTCCTAACTTAGCTGCAACATAGTCTGCATCTTTATCGCCACGTCCAGATAAATTGACCACAATTTTGGTATCTTTCGGAAGTTGAGCCGCTTCACGAATCGCCCATGCCACTGCGTGTGAGCTTTCTAAAGCAGGCACAATCCCTTCAACACGTGATAACGTCATAAATGCATCTAAACATTCTTGATCGGTTGCCGTGCTGTATTCCACACGTCCCAAATCTTTGAGCAAACTGTGCTGAGGACCGACGCCAGGATAATCCAAACCTGAAGCAATTGAATGTACAGGAAGTGGTTCGCCCTTCTCATCTTCAAGGACATAGCATGCCATACCATGAATCTGGCTTGGCTTACCTAAAGTTAATGTTGCGGAGTGCATATCAGTATCTAAACCTAAACCCGCTGGCTCAACGCCCACCAATTTTACATTTGGTTCATTTAAAAATGCAGTAAATGCACCTAAAGCATTTGATCCACCACCGACACATGCCACGATATAATCAGGATTTGCACCAAAACGCTCATGCGTCTGCACTTTAATTTCATCACCAATAATAGATTGGAAATCACGTACCATCATTGGGAATGGATGT encodes:
- a CDS encoding nitroreductase family protein, which encodes MAFLEQIKQRRTIYAIGKNVNVDKSEIESTIKEAVRQSPSSFNSQTSRVVILFAEAHEQFWGIVRETLRKIVPAEAFEGTNAKINSFAAGYGTALFYEDQAVVKGLQEQFALYADNFPIWSEHSSAIAQFATWTALAEKGIGASLQHYNPIVDEEVAQTYGVPDNWKLRAQLVFGSIEAPAGDKTFMDDSERFKTFG
- a CDS encoding CBS domain-containing protein — translated: MTTVAQVLKEKLHQEIYRIRPDATVLEAITLMAEKGIGALVVMHEDRVVGILSERDYTRKITLMERTSFNTTVNEIMTSNVITVSSSHTVDQCLELMTDRHLRHLPVIDQDKLVGFISIGDLVKAAMEDQHKLIEQLQQYISG
- a CDS encoding DUF2750 domain-containing protein: MKFIATYKPISQDLFLKITLLKSMMYCGVLWGLYQDGWAMTRDQGDAIFPFWLSPVQAEKYAKQHWPNYTVRKIRADDFNHALLPTLERLDVIPALYTSKHQKLKLTPLQMTHFFFSTPRLHFS
- a CDS encoding M16 family metallopeptidase, with the translated sequence MSLGFITLSVLNSSIQAEVQSELSRTMFETTLNNGLKVIIREDHRAPMVMTHIWYKVGSNDESGNVLGVSHVLEHMMFKGTSKVPNDEFTRLSRIYGGRINAATSNNYTNYYQLYPKAYFPMALELEADRMTNLVLRQQDFEPEIKVVMEERRQRTEDHPRARAFERFKWISYPTSHYRQPVIGHMKTLNNIQLSDVKKWYQDWYSPNNAILVIVGDVDAEQALQQVQKYFGNIPARPTPQRNDVLEFERLGYRHMEIKTNIQVPNLYMTWNTKSIGSAKNPQDAYALSIIRSLLDSGISSRLQERLVRDRKVLTSVSVAYDPYSRGDGLLSISALPAPGISIQFAEQAIQQQIDLLKTASISRQEIERIRTRFIANLIYGQDDLAAQAKMIGNLEVNGLSYRLMDQLPQHFEKVSSQDIQRVANTYLVRENLSTLYIVPEMPETKPK
- a CDS encoding M16 family metallopeptidase, translating into MLYIKKLALICTISFYSNAWAEIDLHTDEPTEDPSTQLQSMKSLQSLKSVTLNAEAQAPLVHDLKNRHNVRTLFVETQDLPMVDIQLTFDAGAARDGEIESGLSGLSTMAAKLMREGTQKYTAQQIAAVFDETGAQFSVQSYRDMFVVRLRKLSDPKKLETALNMLLEVLKNSTFKPHSIGMVVSNTQVGQKQLKENPSRLMDIQFYRTVYGAHPYAEPISGTIGSTKKITSEHLKKFRDQFLVAQNMNIAITGKLTAKQALALSERISTGIRQGQAAQDLSQPQANTDFVIRHFPYSASQAYVTMGHIGPARATKDKLALDIANRMFGGGGFNSVLMQELRVKRGLAYSAYSSFVFSQAPGIFSLKFSTREDQLLESIQVAHQAMIKFVNEPIDAQRLAETKAGMLRSFPNYYSSNASMNSVLGSMGFYNEPNDYLSAYAERLSKITAEDVQKAVRTHIQPARLNLVILTSELDQNALRTMLQQNLNTSHTTPR
- the ftsY gene encoding signal recognition particle-docking protein FtsY, translated to MQQQSNGQNKFLIDADIGDDDVTLPGLPAINVPIIETPKQAVVETAPVAQVAEADNEQPEAKGGFFSRMKEGLTKTRKNLADGMVNILIGGKEIDDELLEEVEEQLLVADIGVEATKTIIANLTERTARGDLIYSHSLYKALQEELVALLAPRVKPLHIDPNKAPFVILVVGVNGVGKTTTIGKLAKRLQGEGKKVMLAAGDTFRAAATEQLQIWGERNNISVVAQGHGADSASVIFDAFESARAKGVDVLIADTAGRLHNKSHLMQELTKVKRVMQKIDATAPHEVMLVVDAGTGQNAINQVEMFDEAVGLTGLTITKLDGTAKGGVLFNIASRTHVPIRFIGVGEKIDDLRPFSAKSFVAALFETDNK
- a CDS encoding SEL1-like repeat protein, with amino-acid sequence MMNTLPQHDLEHVYADAVNTIQSQMNFADAVTQLESAARAGHGKAALFLAELYYQGFRVERDSLKAQYWQNLATLQA